The Drosophila nasuta strain 15112-1781.00 chromosome 2R, ASM2355853v1, whole genome shotgun sequence genome segment GCGGGGCGACAGCGACGAGACGCCGTCGCTGAGTGTGGTTCGATGGCTATGGCGTAGGCAGTAAAAGGATCGAGCAGTCAGTGTGCTCGTGCAATCGCCTGTGAGAGCATCGAAACTCGCTTCGCGATAATGAATAAACAGACTTCGGTAGAACAGACTCCGACATATATAAAAATCGCCACTCTAGCTTTCaaattatatactttatagggacggagatgcctccttctacatgttacatacatttcctgccggcacaaaggtATAATtgtaccctatgggtagcgggtataaataatAGGAGGCGTATCCGAGCTCACGAATTATAAACGACGAacaagattttatttttggaagaCAATGAggttaaatattaatattcccaaacttatgcaaattttaaGTAGCTCTCAAGTGACATATGCAATGGTAACTGTTTATGTTGCTTTGGCCTAGGCCTTGTATAATTATATCTCAGAATTtacaaaagctaaataaacTACATAAATTGCAGAGTTCCCTTAAACCGGTCAATGTGATCGGCTTACTGacaaaaatagaagagaaaCAATATGTCTCTTCTTGATTCGAACACATTTCACAATACATTTTAACAATAACTTTTCTCGGCACTATAGAGCAAGTGCTAAATAATATTGCTCTGAAAAAGACTGGCAAAACAATAGAGCCCGCCCAAACGATCTCTTATTGCTTGAGCTTGagcaatatatttaaatgtaatgcAAGCACTGACGTTACTCTAAAGAGTAATTTCGGCTtgaaatatgccagattgtctCCCAATTTGTTTGCAATGGCTTATACGATGGCTGATTACTATTCTCTGTAATTTCTATCTGGAAGTCTACAAGCTATGTCGAGAACGTTGTCACCGGATTCAATTAACAGAGGGATGCGATGGCTATCGTACTCAATTCTAATAGCTTCGCCAGAAAATGTACTCTCTACTAAGAaattttttaagaatactgtattttaaacatttcttaatcaattcaattgtCTGTAGAATTTGTCTTGCTTATGATTACCACGAGTATTCGAGAAAGATCAGGTCGACCAAGGCAGAGATCCGCAGGTTGGGCCGAAGTCTGATATGAAGAGTTGGATAGATGACTAGAATAGGAGTTGAGGGTGTATGCGAGGCGACAACAGAAACGTCGACAAGTTGATCAACCGCTTTTAATAATGCATCTGAAATAGATATTTGTTCAAGATAGGTGTCAAGAACAATCTTCTTTCGAAGACCGTATTGGGCTCCGGGAATTCTTGTATGGCCCTTTGCTTTTCTTGGTCGATTGTAGTAACAGCCAGTAGTAGCCaatgacaacaaacaaaattgttatagAAATAAacagatttttgttgttacaacattttttaaacCTTTAAGCACAAATTCAGTCGCATGCTACGGAAGGGTTGTAAGATCTGAGCGTCTGTAGAGATAATTTATCTATccattaatataattaattaagaatTTGTCTATTGCAGGATTGGTTccatttattacaaaatttgagttagaaagaaaattgttttcttctcaagcattgatatacaaatatgCAGCTTTTCTCTGGTACCTTTATTATTGCTTGTAGTTGAATTGTGGTGTTGAATGCAATATGCTTTTTCATTTAACGATCTGAAAAAAAGAACTAAACGTACATTTTCAAGTTGGGTCCAGTTGCCAACAAAAATTGTAGCAACTGTGAAGGTAACAGAAAAATTCAGAAACTATCCTGTTTACAGAGAGCTAAATAGTCGTTTAGATAGTCGTCACTCTCAAATTTTACACCTAGGTTTTCTTCTCTACAGTAGCCAAGATTTCACGTAATACTACTTTTACTAATAAACTCATCAAATTTGAATACTGTTCATAAGAAAACAAGATAGAGCAGCTTTTTCACAAAAAACAGTCTACATATTTAATAGCTTCTTCTCGTGGAATGCCATCGTCTTACTACGTTAGAACACAATTCCCTAACGATATCCTCATTAGCTTCTTGCAGAAACaagtgaaatataataaataaatacaataataactaatataccaaaaaaagcCTTTTATAaatgttagtatttttaaatactaacaTTTATAAAAGTCgttatatattttaacgatCTATccattttctcatttttatatGATTAAAGTGTTTTGTAATACTTTAAAGTGGGTTTtcttaatgtttatttttccTGCACATTATTCTTATATCATTGTAGCccaaaattaaatgaatatgttATCGACTTTTTTTGAAAAAACGCCACCAATGTCAACATTCACATTTGGATTTTTCATATCAGCCCTTCAACTATACAAGAATACAAATATCACGACGTCCTCTCAACCTATTATTCAGATGTGGACTTTGAAAGACGACGAAAATCAATTAGAGGTagagtattttaaattatataataaagtttttattttaaatatatcgcAGAATCATTTGGTAAAGAATGCATAATTATTACTTATTCTGATAAGCACAACaaggtttgtttgtttttgtttgctatcACGATGTTTCACAGACTGTTCTCAGAACTTAGCATATTTTCGATTCACATGAATTTTATCAAGTTACGAAATCTAGAAGGACTATCGGCATCTTTTTCCAGCTAATCAGTTAACGTCCTACGACCAGACCTCACTCAGCAGCAGAGCGCATCTCCGTTTCTCCCGTACGATACTCACCTACAAAAATCCTGCGCTGCGATATAGCCTTACAAATCATACATTCTCGTTTACTGActttaaaacacatttttttctgttcttcagttaaattttattaataaacttttCTTCACATAACATTTTAAGCGTTAATACAAAAACAAGCTAATTTATTTCCttacattaatttataaattctgCGCAGTCACCTCGACCCCTGCCATAACTAGACATtctgttattgttttattgtcaTTCATTCTCCACTTGGGAATTCAAGGAGAATCTATGAATACTACACACTTACGTCCCTGTAGGTAATgatgaaaatgttttatggCATTGACAACAGCCAAAGTCTCCAGTTTATACAATTGATATTTCGATTTAGCAGGCGACGTGCATTTgctaaaaatgttgaaaattgtatattataaaatatattatttttattttatatattaaatatattatttttgaaataaatctTTCGATTTCAAACAGCCAATGGGTTTAAAGTCTCATACAAATTTGGCACAAACTGGCGAAAGTAAGAAGCTAACCCTAACCCTATTACCATTTTTGAAGTTGTCAACTCTACCAACACTTGAATTTTGCGTGGATTCCGTCAAATCTTAGTTTTTAGAAAGGAACAGTGTCATATTGAATGAAAATACAGACTTCTTCAAGTTTTTGGCACGATCTGCAAACTGTTGAAAgctacatatttattttcggtCACTATTAAGATATTGTCGATGTAGACGATGGCCGAACTATAGGCAAGATTACAAAATGCTTTATATTATAGCGTCCTGAAACACGGATggttttttaaaatattgtcaaGAATTTATTTTGGTCTTCTGGCGTGACAAAAGCTGTGCCTTGAATTGAATCgacaatatatatgtaaatgaagACGCCGGTCATATCTAGCCATCAAAAATAGCTTTCCCCGCGCAACCTATTATTATAATCAGAAATTAGAGGCAATGAATATTTTTCTGCCAGTGTATTTTCATTCAAAGTACTGTAATTACTACCATTATTCATTAAAACTATTTGCTCTTTGTCATCATCGCTAATTCTATAAGGTCAGCATTGCACTCTTTTTTTGCGGATCTATTATCTGTGGTGTTCCCTCTATAAACCAATCAGAGTAGCCTTTCAGTATCGACATCTACAGAATTTTCTTAATTTGCAAAAGCTACGACATCAACTCTTTAATATTTACACTAATGCCCTGGACAAGCAATACTTACGTGGAGAAGCAATACGTGACATTTgtcaattacaacaacaactgttcgatatttattttagaacaAATTCGTTACGTATGGAAGTCGTTTTTCTTTGAATAGTGAACATTCAGCACCGGAGTCAGAACAAAACGCAATAGAGTGATTTTCTTATTATTCCCTTTGAGAGGAACATCACGTGTCATGTCTCATCACGTTGCACTTGGGATATCAAATGTTTGATCGATCTTTAACTACAATTACTGTTACTGTTTTGATAGTAGCCTTTTGCGTTTTTTCCCCTTTCTTTCCAGTCGACTACAGTGTTGCCAACGTTTGTtgaaaaaaaactgtttttcACGGGAAAAACGATACAAAAAAGCTGAAAAATTAGAATGCGATTGTACATTTACAGTAACTGCACAAAATTCTTCTTTCATACGTGTCGTCTCTACGTGCATAAGTTTTAGGCTCACCGCTTGTTAGCCAGCCAAGCGTCCcgatatttttatacccgctacccatagggtagaagggtattataactttgtgccggcaggaaatgtatgtaacaggtagaaggaggcatctccgaccctataaagtatatatattcttgatcagcgtcaacagccgagacgatatagccatgtccgtctgtccgtccgtccgcctgtccgtatgaacacctagatctcagagactataagagatagagctataatttttttttcgacagcatttgttatgtttgcacgcagaaaaatcgaataacaagcgtaattttaaagctagagttacgaattttggtatatatgatAACTACTACATTAGTTATGATTgctgaatatttatttgcgatcagataaaaattgtcgaagttattaaggaaatacttttgtatgggtaaaaacgcctacttactagggtctgagttgctttggctgacaatctggtatattgtgccgtctatggtatattttgaatgcggtactatatcgatataccacatataccatttggtatatttttagtatttttgcagtatatttggtatattttgagaataataccgcaaaatatattgcttttattcaaaatgggtagcgggtatctcacagtcgagtacactcgactgtagctttcttacttgtttttttttatattttaatggcATGTTAAATGCTTCGACATATCCTGAATGGAAGGATTATTATGTTGACCAAATATGgttaaaaattactttttgttttatttaaggAAACGTATATAAAGATTGTCActatttataacaaaattaaacattattttggGACACATATTCCCCTATCGAAAATTGATGTGGTTTGCATACCTGACTTGCCTCTAGCCCGACCTGTGGATAATTGGGGATTGTTACTTTTTTGGGTAAGTTAATTTTACATTGATAATTATATTAGCTTGacttgtttatatattttagaaaaagaGATCTTCTTAGAAAAGGACTTTACGACATAACTCATGAACTTATTTATCAATGGCTAGGTTCGTGGGTGACGCCCAATTGGTGGAATGATGCCCATCTTAATAAAGCAATTGCTAGTTTTTTGGCGTCTGATATTGTATTAGAGGTAAGCTCATGTTTCCTATGTGAATATTATAACTTCAATTTAATCAATAAACATTGCAGATGGATGGAGGCGTTGAATTTAATGGAAAATATCCAATGACTACACTGTATTCATTGTATTACGAATTCAGTAAAAGATACCCACATTCACGTATAACTGGAATGAAACAAGAGACAATTTCACATAAAACAGAGTTAGTATTACGAATGCTTAATTTTACGTTGAGcaaaaaatcttttcaaatTGGAATacgaaatttcattttggaaTATCAATATAAGACATTTTGTGGAGATGACTTTTGGGAATCTTTAAACTCACAATCACTAAAAGATGGAACACTTAAGCCTCATTTAAATGTGGGGGTCATCGTAAATACTTGGTTTGCATATCACCGTCTTCCAGTAGTCAAAGTCCTTAGAGATTACACTGAAAAAACGGCAATTCTGCAGCAAAAAGTGTATCTAAGAGAACGGCCGCATGATGTTCCAGAACAAGAAAAAATGCTTTGGTGGATTCCAATTCTACTTAATAGACAGGATGGTCTGAATTTTTCAAGTGGTTGTCCTTATCTCTGGATGGAGAATAagaagcaaataaatatacaaaatatgcccgaaaaagataaatttataattataaattatgaagAAATTGCACCTTTTCCAGTTAATTACGACaataaaaattggaaaatgttgTCAGATTTCTTACAAACTGACAATGGAAGGAAACAAATTCCACCATATACAAGGTAAATATGTAACTACatagacatacatatataaatatatatgtgtgtactaACAAagctatatttatttttttaaccaCATTTTGcttatatgtaaattaattcaaacgattcatactatattatttattagttttattgtacgtatgaacaaataaattcatttagttaACAAAGCAAATTGATTTATGCGATTTCACGTCTGTTCAGTGAACAGTGTTCACCACGCGCTTGAAAACAGAAGAGAGTGATCTTTTCGTTTCCGGTTAACCTCGATAGCTCTAACTAGATAACATAGATTTCTTAGAAAATACCAATATTTCTCATTAAGTGTAACTTATAAAATACCAATATATCACATTCGTGTTTAAATAGCGTATTGTTGAAACTCCGCTTTCGGTCACCCTGGTCTCACATGATCAGCTGTTGTGGACCGCACTATTGATTCGTTTTACTTAACTACTCCCCTCCTCGAGTTTAAGGCCGCCCTCGCCCGACCCTATCTCCGCAACGACGTCCCTCAACTGCTTTGCAGACTTCTTCGCAGTGATGACGCGTCGACAGGTGAGGCCGACACAGATGAGCACGCAACACACGGCTGCCACGAAGAATGCCACATTGTAGATGCGATGCGTTCCGGCTGCTTCCTTAAACTTCTCGATCTCCTTCAGGTTACGTTCATTTAGCTGAAGGTACGGGAGGCTCAGAAGTTCTGAGTCAGAACATCTTGGCTGGCGGTGATGTTCAAGATGGGAGCGTTGGCGATTCCAGGGACTCTATTCTGGGCGTTGTTGTGGTTGATGAACAGAGTCCCGTTGATCTTGGCTCTGTTGTTGAAGGTGATGAGGTGTGTGCCCTGCACTCTGACTTCAGTACTGTTGTCGACTTGAATCATTGGTGGATTATCGTTCTCAGGATGAagtttttataaatagttaCATTTTTACAAGAAAATCTGAGTAAGGTCACTTATCAGTGTGTCAAACCAAATTGATCTTAAGTCTGCATGATCTAATACGTTTAGGCTAACAATGTAAGCTTTTGCAAGGGAAATAACCAAGACTAACTTCATCGAAAACATTCTGCTCCTAGCCAATAGTCTCATAAAGACGGCTTGTGTCGATTTGTGAATCTTTGAATTCCTTTAAAGTTTGGTTGACTGTGGAGGTTAGTTTATTTATTCGATCCAGAGCTCTAGCGTTTATTTCGACCTGCCTACAGTTAGAATTTATTAGCTGCATCTCTGTAAATCTAGTTTTTTCTAAAAATgcgtgtttttttatttttactttagcTATTTGTTTTCTGCAGAGAGGTTACCCACCACTAACGGAAGATTGATGGAACTTATTCAAGGTGGCTAAATACAAATGTGCCTAGCGGCTGACAAATATATGTGCCTAGTGGctagaaaatataaatgccTAATGGCTGatgaaaatatcaaataagTGCCTAGTggctaaaaaatataaatgcctAGTGGCTAAAGAATATATGTGCCTAATGGCTGGAAAAAAGGAAAGGGGGTCATTTTATGTTGTCTTTATGAACCACCCTCCCCTTAATAAGTACCGTGGTCCCCAGGTCCGCTTCCACCGCTCTTTCTTCGCACAATGGCGTCAACTTGTTTCCCAGCCTTCTGTTGGATTTAATCAATACTTTCTCGCCAACCTCAAAGACTCTATTCTGCAGCAAAGCATTTTCCCTGCTCCTTAGCGCGTTTTAAGCGTTTCTGATTTTGCTTTGGATTTGGTTTTGAGGTTCGTCCGAATGCGCCTGAACTACATCGACCGGCCTTCTGTTAATAATAAAGTGGATCGACCGTTGCCGCCAACAAAATAACTTCTACTGTGTCACTCatttttttgtcgatttttagACACCTAGCAAGCTCTAGCAAGGTGCTATGAAAGCGCTCTACTTGCCCATTCGAAACACTGTGCAGCAGTGGAGCATTTGCAATGTTGACGCCGAAATTGTTGGCCAGcattgttgaaattgtttgtgAGTTCAACGACGGCTCATTGTTACAATAGATTGTCTTAGCTTTTGGGAAAAAAATCATCAATTGAAGAAGCGCCGGCTTCAGATCTTCAATGGTTCTTGACGGAATGGGCTGTACTACAGCGAACTTGGAGAATTTGTCAATGCAGATGAGcaaaaattttttgtcaatGGAAAAGATGGGTATGTGTATCATTTCCCCCGTGTGTGAAGGGACTGGTGTCTCACCTAGTTCTTGCTTCCTAGGGTGCCTGTCGTATTTGGCCCTGCGGCATACCTTACAATTCAACGTTATCTCGTTCGCGAGCTTTGTCATTTTTGGGAAGTAATATTCTATTAAGACCTGCTTGACGTTCTCTTGTGCTGCCCTGTGGGCGCGATTATGTTCATCCGTCAAGATTGCCCTTCTCTCATTGACGTCGAAGATGTCAGCGACTATCTTCTTGCAATGATGGAATTTCGTCACTGGGAATGTTCTAACCAGTTCATCTTGAATCTGGGCGAGGTTGTGGAGGTCGTAATGGATCGCGTTGACCACCTTGGGGTTGACCGCAATTTTTATTTCCCTAATTAAGGATTCCCTGTCTACGAAATGAAGCGTATGCCGTGTTTTTTCTCGGAACAATATGACTTTCCTTGTTAAAGGGTACTTTGCCTCCTCAATCACGATCTGATTTCTAAAGCAATTTATTGGCTTATCGGAGGTCTCGATGGTGTAAGTGACAGATGCTTCGCTGTGTATCGTAGCGACGTCAGAGCCGGGGATGTTGTCTACAAGGGAATTCACGTTTTGCCGTGATAGTGGCAAAGATAAGGTCCATACAATTGCTAGGAGTTCACGCTCGTTAGTAGCGTAGTTCGCCTCTCTGTCTTTGAGAGTTCTAGAAATCATTGTGACTGGACGGCCATTCTGTGAGAGGACCGCCCCAATGCCGTACGCCGAGGCATCGGTGGTCAGATCGAATGGCTGCTTGTAATCAGGATACATTAGCATGACCTCTTCGGATGCCAGAATATTTCTTAGTTTTTCGAAAGCGTTGCGCTGTTTTTCGTTAAAACACACAGGAATATTTTTTGATCTGTATTTGCCGATTGTGCCGTTTTCACCTTTTAAGATGTCGGACACTGGTTTTGCGATGGCAGCAAAGTCTTTCACAAAACACCTATAGTAGCTGGCTAGACCTAAGAAGGATCTAACCTCGTATAGGTTTTTTGATTCATGGTAATGCTGAATGGCCCTTACTTTTTCGGGGTCAGTTCTAGCTCCCTGATCAGTGACTATAAACCCAAGGTATTCTACGCTTGTTTTGAAAAACTTAGATTTTTCTTTAGCGACCCTCATGTTTGCTTCACTTAATCTTTTCAAAATTCCGTCAACGTGTTTGAAATGATCGTCTTcgtttttttaaaaaattataacatcTACGTAAACGTAGCATGTCTTACCGATTTCTTCGCGGAGCATATCGTCGATGGCTCTCTGGAAGATGCTTCCCGCGTTCTTCAGACCGAACGGAAGCCTACAAAATTCGTACTTGCCTTCATTTACGGAAAATGAGGTTTTTTCACGATCACGTTCCGCCAGAGTTATCTGGTGGTAGCCTGACTTCAGGTCCAGTGTCGTGAAGTACTTTGCTTGTCCGAGGTTCGCCAATATTATTCATATGTTTGGCATTGGGTATTTGTCGGCAATGGTTTTTGAGTTCAGCTTCCTGAATTCTATTACCATACGTTTTTCCTTGTTACCCATTTCGTCGACACCTTTTTTTTGTCAACAACCCAAATTGGGTTGTTATATGGTGATTTGGACTTCTGTATGATTTTGTCTTTAAGGAGGTCTTTTACCTCCGAATCGACGAAGTCGGCCACGCCCATAGGGTAAGGGTGTAGCTTAGAGTATACAGGCTCCTCGTCCTCCGTTCGTATGGTCGCTACAACCGAAGTGTTGAACGGTAATGCCTCGTCTGGGTCGGCGAATGCCTTGACCCTGAGCTTTAGCATCTGTGGGAATTTCGCTTTAACACATGATGGAGCTTCTATaaatgctgctgttgtgagaTTAACGCTTACACATTTATGATACTGGATAGTCTCGGATTTAGAGCCTACCCTTAATTGCTTGCTTTTTAAGCATAACTCGACTCCTGCTTGAGCTAGGAGGTCATGGCCTATAATGCCATCAAATGTTGACAGGTTGTTTATCAAAAAAATGGGGCGGTTACGCCGAAGATTTGTAACAAGCATTTTTCGGTAACTTTGTTTGAGCCATGGATTGAATAAATCGAGAATGGCTTATCGACAGGGGTAATGGATTTTAGTTGCTGAAATGGCTTTATGTAGCTCTTTGTAGCGCCCGTGTCGATTAAAAATTTTCTGCTGACCCCTGCTACTCTTTGCTGAATAAACGGTAGCAGGGACTCTCCCCTAAAAAATTGACTGTATCATGATCTGAGTCTGCGTCTATATTGCTGACGGCTGCAGTGGCTGTTTCATTGTAGGAGGGGAACGTTTGCGCCTGCAATGTGTCTGGCGTAACGTGATCAACTCTTTGTCGCTGACCTCGTATAGACGTGCGCTGAGAGGCGGATCGTTTCGGGTTTTGGGTGTAGTTATTTCCCGAGGGACTTGGCTTTGAGAACGCCGTTTTTTTACGAAATTTGGACGAGGATGGGTCTACGTCCATTGGCTAAGGCGTATATGAgttgtttggtttgttttgttCCTGGTCACCTTGCTTGCTACCCTGCTGCTGCCTAAAATGTGGGGATTTGGACTGTTTCCAGTTTGATTTTTGGTCTTTCCCTTGAATCTTCTGTTCCGCTCTGTTGGCTTTTTCTTCTAAGCTTTTAGCGAAGTTAGCTGCAAAAGCGTACCTTTCGTGATTTAATTCAACCTCTTGCGCAAGGGCTAAAGCCGTAGGCAGGTCTTTAGGGTTTGCAGCAAAAAGTATATCTGTGAGACTACGTTTAAGCCCGGAAACAAAAACTCGCAACGCATCGTCGCGGAATTTGTTACGTAAGCCCTTCGCTAGGGCTGGCTCATAACTCATGTTGACTTTGTTTATTAAAAGAGTGAGCTTTTTCTCGACCTCGTCATGATATTGGAGAAGTGGCATGTTACCCTGTCTCAACGTACCAAGCTCTTGTTCAATGACATGCATTGGGCGCTTGTCACTGTATGTGAAGTCAAGGCGACTTATGATTGCTTCAAAGTTATAACTGTACCAAAAGAGGCAAGAACTGCATCGGCAGGGCCTCGAATTTTACTCCTAATTATGATTACTGCCTGATAATGGCGTGAACTGCCATTATACGGTTTGAAAATGTCGTAGACGGCTAACGCCGCTTGTCTCCAAGAGACATACGACTCTTGGACCCCTGCAAATTCTTACAGGCATTTGACGGAATCCAATAGATCCAATGGCTCGTCGCAACGTACGTCGTTTCTTATCTCTATTGCAGCATATGTCTGCACTTCCGGTTGTTCAACGCGAAACGTTGCCATCTGGCTTGACAATTCGTTGATTCTCTGTATCAGCTCTTGTTTCTCCCGCTGGATTGCGGCTGCTTGCTCAGCTAAAGCGTTGGCGATAGCTGCCTCGACTACAATTCTAAGCTGCTATGGGTCCATGGCTGCCTGAGGGTTTCTGTGACTGTGCCTATATGCAATAACTCTACCTCCAAGAATTCTAATGTGGCTTTGAGTGTCTGACCCTGAACTGTTAGATTCTTGTTCAAGGCTTCTATAAATACTTAACGGCGAGCTCATAAGTTGTGGTAGTGAACTTTTAATCTGCTGGCGTCAAAGATAAACATGAGCCTATTCACAATCAACCAAAGGAaggtgttttatttttctataatgaatatttaactGAGTTACAAAATATAGCGGCTATgctaaatgttatttaatagACTTAAGTTGCTGACTTAAAAACACTTTGCTACAAGGAGCTTTACTTACatgatttgttattgttgtaggCTATAATTCCCGCGCAGCAGTCTCCGGTTTGTGGTTATTGTTGTAGGGTGTAGTTCCCGCGCAGCAGTCACCGGTTTGTAGTTATTTTGTGGGGTACAGTTCCCGCGCAGCAGTCATTGGtttgtggttgctgctttGTATTGTGGCCACAGTTTGCAGCTGATGCGACTGCGCAGGCGACTGCGCTGCCGACGTCGGCGTTACGTTTTGctgcgctgctgttgttgcgggCTTTTGTCAAATTGACTTTTGTCAAATAGCTTGGAGCTGTATTTGaagttgttgccttttgttgcAGTTTGATCAACGTTGttgatttttcgtttttataacCGCGATATTCAAACGCGTGGGTAACTGGTTGGGCGCCAATTAATTCAAACgatttatactatattttttattagttttattgtatgtatgaacaaataaattcatttagttaACAAAGCAAATTGATTTATGCGATTTCACGTCTGTTCAGTGAACAGTGTTCACCACGCGCTTGAAAACAGAAGAGAGCGATCTTTTCGTTTCCGGTTAACCTCGATAGCTCTAACTAGATAACATAGATTTCTTAGAAAATACCAATATTTCTCATTAAGTGTAACTTACAAAATACTAACATGTCTTATTAAGTGTAACTTACAAAATACCAATATATCACATTAAGTGTAACCAACTTATAATTCTGAGTATCTACACTTTGGTATATGTTTCGTGTTTAAATAGCGTATTCTCCGCTTTCGGTCACCCTGGTCCCACATGATCAGCTGCTGCGGAGCGCACTATTGATTCGTTTTACTTAacttgcatacatatataatataacataaagttttttgttcGTCCTCGAcgaacttttaatttataggAAAATTGCACTATTCTGCGCActtgaaaaatacaaagaaatttCTCATGATAACGGTATAAAAACATAGACTGATTAATTTAGAACCTCCTAAGTCGCCCATAATAAGTCAATACTCTACCCTGAAgcattgtatgtatatttaatgtacatatataatcataatatCATTAATTTAAACTGCAAATGAATTTTCATATACCATAAAAACACGTAAGATAGCTACAGTcttgtgctcgactgtgagatacccgctaccaattttgaataaaagcaaaat includes the following:
- the LOC132786158 gene encoding aminopeptidase N, which codes for MDGGVEFNGKYPMTTLYSLYYEFSKRYPHSRITGMKQETISHKTELVLRMLNFTLSKKSFQIGIRNFILEYQYKTFCGDDFWESLNSQSLKDGTLKPHLNVGVIVNTWFAYHRLPVVKVLRDYTEKTAILQQKVYLRERPHDVPEQEKMLWWIPILLNRQDGLNFSSGCPYLWMENKKQINIQNMPEKDKFIIINYEEIAPFPVNYDNKNWKMLSDFLQTDNGRKQIPPYTRAKLLHDAWNLAFAGDLSFSAALNMTLFIKYERNHIVWNPVFTFIDQIGRHIDESEVHAKFESYVIFLLAPFLRRVR